One stretch of Podospora bellae-mahoneyi strain CBS 112042 chromosome 2, whole genome shotgun sequence DNA includes these proteins:
- a CDS encoding hypothetical protein (COG:O; EggNog:ENOG503PQHR), with protein sequence MKPQAILSALAGSYELLNITRNRANDSVEIPTAQSPYAFTGLLIYTSSGYMSAHMTSFNVSNLPDDGANMVWSPRNTTDLDDAWAVVAKTTLAYAGTLSINPEVPSTKESEAVLHGPLHVTNMPAWVGGTQKRNDRVVKHNGQNGGTFLRLSAPVNADATVEGTLWWRKLE encoded by the coding sequence ATGAAACCCCAAGCTATCCTTTCGGCGCTGGCGGGAAGTTATGAGCTGCTCAATATCACCAGAAACAGAGCCAACGACAGCGTTGAGATACCAACTGCCCAAAGCCCGTATGCCTTCACTGGTCTGCTCATATACACAAGCAGCGGCTACATGTCCGCGCACATGACATCGTTCAATGTCTCCAACCTTCCCGACGACGGAGCAAACATGGTCTGGTCCCCTCGAAATACCACAGATCTTGACGACGCGTGGGCCGTTGTCGCCAAAACTACGCTTGCATATGCTGGCACCTTGTCGATTAATCCAGAGGTTCCGTCCACCAAAGAGTCCGAAGCTGTCCTGCATGGCCCGCTTCATGTCACAAACATGCCCGCATGGGTAGGTGGGACTCAAAAACGGAATGACAGGGTGGTGAAGCACAATGGCCAAAACGGGGGCACATTCTTGAGACTCAGCGCACCTGTGAACGCAGACGCTACGGTTGAGGGTACGCTTTGGTGGAGAAAACTGgagtga
- a CDS encoding hypothetical protein (COG:A; EggNog:ENOG503P5FQ) codes for MARRHDDQELNTAVPTDFNRIYVGSLDYFAKPADVEELLVGANLNSFQKIHISIDPISGRNRGYCFVVFPSHQEAAYALEALAGQSILGRVVKLGPCVPKGHGRSSRGDQSSVEFRPVFQRWGDWKGADGASEQKDGVRFRGWNSPREQTEDQQGPYAALNRLQSYSNKDSTRIRIDGLDKMIDQEHNDAEIRSFFSGFDVVAIGKRVVPYSLRSMPGNHHHCYVDLGSRKEVDRAVKELSGTAMNGMVVRLSIARDGRSPNQHGQSQSSGGVSQIGHKAREVHGGGRDYMQKSSWRRADA; via the exons ATGGCGAGGCGTCACGATGATCAAGAGCTGAACACTGCCGTCCCGACTGACTTCAATCGGATTTATGTTGGTAGTTTGGACTATTTTGCCAAACCGGCAGATGTGGAGGAATTGCTCGTCGGggccaacctcaacagcttTCAGAAAATCCATATATCGATCGATCCTATCAGTGGTCGAAACCGAGGGTACTGTTTCGTCGTCTTCCCATCACACCAAGAGGCTGCCTACGCTTTGGAGGCGCTTGCGGGCCAATCAATCCTCGGGAGGGTCGTCAAGCTGGGCCCCTGTGTACCCAAGGGACATGGGAGATCATCGCGTGGAGACCAGAGCTCCGTTGAATTTCGACCTGTGTTCCAGAGATGGGGTGATTGGAAAGGTGCCGACGGCGCCTCAGAACAGAAGGATGGGGTGAGATTTCGGGGTTGGAATTCCCCAAGAGAGCAAACAGAAGACCAGCAAGGGCCGTATGCTGCCCTGAATCGTCTGCAAAGTTACTCCAACAAGGACAGCACCCGCATCCGCATCGATGGCCTCGACAAAATGATTGACCAGGAGCACAACGACGCTGAGATTCGCAGCTTTTTTTCGGGCTTCGACGT CGTCGCCATCGGCAAGCGCGTGGTTCCATACTCGCTCCGATCTATGCCTGGGAATCACCATCACTGTTATGTTGACCTTGGCTCCCGCAAGGAAGTTGACCGTGCTGTCAAGGAGCTGAGCGGCACCGCAATGAATGGAATGGTCGTTCGTCTCTCCATAGCTCGAGATGGCAGAAGCCCTAACCAGCACGGCCAAAGCCAGTCATCTGGAGGGGTTAGCCAGATTGGCCACAAGGCGAGAGAGGTACACGGCGGTGGAAGAGATTACATGCAGAAAAGCAGCTGGCGGAGGGCAGATGCTTGA